In Deltaproteobacteria bacterium, a genomic segment contains:
- a CDS encoding TetR/AcrR family transcriptional regulator — translation MPRIPASERDAFYEARRTALAEVALKLWAERGFDRTPVAAIAREAGIAKGTFYLYFESKGALLLEVLRRNSLVPDVLALIRALETEPMEDAVHAFVRGAWRHLAGHRELLLVAMRELPTHLEQAREAVERVLVPTNAALARHLESRLGARLAGRLSPVIAVRALVGMIVVVFLSQEVLGAGRFLPVPEEEITRTIAELFLRGVTSPEGPPP, via the coding sequence ATGCCCCGGATCCCGGCAAGCGAGCGGGACGCCTTCTACGAGGCCCGCCGGACGGCCCTCGCCGAGGTCGCCCTGAAGCTCTGGGCGGAGCGCGGCTTCGACCGCACCCCCGTCGCGGCGATCGCCCGCGAGGCCGGGATCGCGAAGGGCACCTTCTACCTCTACTTCGAGAGCAAGGGCGCGCTGCTCCTCGAGGTGCTGCGGCGCAACTCGCTCGTGCCGGACGTGCTCGCGCTGATCCGCGCGCTCGAGACCGAGCCCATGGAGGACGCCGTCCACGCCTTCGTGCGCGGCGCCTGGCGCCACCTCGCCGGCCATCGCGAGCTCCTGCTGGTCGCGATGCGCGAGCTGCCGACGCACCTCGAGCAGGCGCGCGAGGCGGTCGAGCGCGTCCTCGTGCCGACCAACGCCGCCCTCGCGCGCCATCTCGAGTCGCGCCTCGGGGCCCGGCTCGCGGGCCGGCTCTCGCCCGTGATCGCCGTCCGCGCCCTGGTCGGGATGATCGTCGTCGTCTTCCTGAGCCAGGAGGTGCTGGGCGCCGGGCGCTTCCTGCCGGTGCCCGAGGAGGAGATCACGCGGACGATCGCCGAGCTGTTCCTCCGCGGTGTCACGTCCCCGGAAGGGCCTCCGCCGTGA
- a CDS encoding DUF3293 domain-containing protein, with product MSRTPPPPGTLGRVPHSPREAAYRATTYAAADGSERLDIRIGARCARLDALLAARGLAEWAYLTAHNPGGQLAAPAANAAAQARLEAEVVASGHPWLRGASCGDGGDWPPEPGLLVLGLARDAALALGRRYGQEAIVTGRCQEAAELVFCEL from the coding sequence ATGAGCCGTACGCCGCCCCCGCCGGGTACCCTCGGGCGCGTGCCGCACAGCCCGCGCGAGGCCGCCTACCGCGCCACGACCTACGCCGCCGCCGACGGCTCCGAGCGGCTCGACATCCGGATCGGCGCGCGCTGCGCGCGCCTCGATGCGCTGCTCGCCGCGCGCGGCCTCGCGGAGTGGGCCTACCTGACCGCCCACAACCCGGGCGGCCAGCTCGCCGCGCCCGCCGCGAACGCGGCCGCCCAGGCCCGGCTCGAGGCCGAGGTCGTCGCCTCGGGGCACCCGTGGCTGCGCGGGGCGAGCTGCGGCGACGGCGGCGACTGGCCGCCCGAGCCAGGTCTCCTCGTGCTCGGGCTCGCGCGGGACGCGGCCCTGGCGCTCGGGCGCCGCTACGGCCAGGAGGCCATCGTCACCGGACGGTGTCAGGAGGCGGCCGAGCTCGTCTTCTGCGAGCTCTGA
- a CDS encoding YdbL family protein yields MALHLRRLASLLLLLALGPAPAARALDLDAARAQGLVGEQTDGYVGAVRGEGGAEVAQLVAAVNAKRRAAYEKIAREQGTDVTAVAALAGQKLIARAPAGSWIGDGGRWYQKAR; encoded by the coding sequence ATGGCGCTCCATCTTCGACGCCTCGCCTCCCTCCTCCTGCTGCTCGCGCTCGGCCCCGCGCCCGCCGCCCGGGCCCTCGACCTCGACGCCGCCCGCGCGCAGGGCCTGGTGGGCGAGCAGACCGACGGCTACGTCGGCGCGGTGCGGGGCGAGGGCGGCGCGGAGGTGGCGCAGCTCGTCGCCGCGGTGAACGCGAAGCGGCGCGCCGCCTACGAGAAGATCGCGCGCGAGCAGGGCACCGACGTCACGGCCGTGGCCGCGCTGGCCGGACAGAAGCTCATCGCGCGCGCACCGGCCGGGAGCTGGATCGGGGACGGCGGGCGCTGGTACCAGAAGGCCCGCTAG
- a CDS encoding PaaI family thioesterase translates to MEFTRHLGIESLGMVDGAFTLELRLDERHMSLAARAHGGVLFSMLDTALGRAVIAELPAGRGCATVELKINYFRPVQGGTIRAFGRCVQRTRSLAYAEGEILDEQDKMLARATGTFFLTDTLRQPDRERV, encoded by the coding sequence GTGGAGTTCACGCGCCATCTCGGGATCGAGTCGCTCGGCATGGTGGACGGCGCCTTCACGCTCGAGCTGCGGCTCGACGAGCGCCACATGAGCCTGGCCGCGCGCGCCCACGGCGGTGTCCTCTTCTCGATGCTCGACACCGCTCTCGGCCGCGCCGTGATCGCGGAGCTGCCGGCGGGGCGCGGCTGCGCCACCGTCGAGCTCAAGATCAACTACTTCCGGCCGGTCCAGGGCGGCACGATCCGCGCCTTCGGTCGCTGCGTCCAGCGCACCCGCTCGCTCGCCTACGCCGAGGGCGAGATCCTCGACGAGCAGGACAAGATGCTGGCCCGCGCCACCGGCACCTTCTTCCTCACCGACACCCTCCGCCAGCCCGACCGCGAGCGCGTCTGA
- a CDS encoding AarF/ABC1/UbiB kinase family protein: protein MIRHLRGIRVLRVVWALARVVPRYWLLLLRDRAGRWPPGDAAWQRAHAAAAREIESVALTLAGAFTKAAQVLGARADVLPAPFVERLSRFHDAVPPRPFATLAPLVERDLGRPLAELFAAIDERALAAASLAQVHRATLHDGRPVVVKIRYPEIPRIIPLDLGMLRRVVGIVQRLQSRIDLRALVTEVTRFIELELDFRREARSTERLAKSLVDLPDVVVPRVHPELCGENVLVLEYLEGIPVARTEAVRAAGHRLSDVARRIGALYGTMIFEHGFFHGDPHPGNLLVLPDGRIGLLDFGLCKELPPGFARQVAQMMVASLVGDAEAALAAAGALGFDVTALRPGSLRSLLLMMVGDRDTEAGVLAILGESRLRRIPEDFALVARTLVLLNGLSHRLAPGRRLVQAELLKHLAAGAAREAPLRPAAAGSGSASA from the coding sequence GTGATCCGGCACCTCCGCGGGATCCGGGTCCTGCGCGTCGTCTGGGCGCTCGCGCGCGTGGTCCCGCGCTACTGGCTCCTCCTCCTGCGCGACCGCGCGGGCCGCTGGCCCCCGGGCGACGCGGCCTGGCAGCGCGCGCACGCCGCCGCCGCGCGCGAGATCGAGAGCGTCGCCCTCACGCTCGCGGGCGCCTTCACCAAGGCCGCCCAGGTCCTCGGCGCGCGCGCCGACGTCCTCCCGGCGCCCTTCGTCGAGCGCCTGAGCCGCTTCCACGACGCGGTGCCCCCGCGCCCCTTCGCGACCCTGGCCCCGCTCGTCGAGCGTGACCTCGGCCGCCCGCTCGCCGAGCTCTTCGCCGCGATCGACGAGCGGGCGCTCGCCGCCGCCTCGCTCGCGCAGGTCCACCGCGCGACCCTGCACGACGGCCGCCCGGTGGTCGTGAAGATCCGCTACCCCGAGATCCCGCGCATCATCCCGCTCGACCTCGGCATGCTCCGGCGCGTGGTCGGGATCGTCCAGCGCCTCCAGAGCCGGATCGACCTGCGCGCGCTCGTGACCGAGGTGACCCGCTTCATCGAGCTCGAGCTCGACTTCCGGCGCGAGGCGCGCTCCACCGAGCGGCTCGCGAAGTCGCTCGTGGACCTCCCCGACGTGGTGGTGCCCCGCGTCCACCCGGAGCTCTGCGGCGAGAACGTGCTCGTCCTCGAGTACCTGGAGGGGATCCCGGTCGCGCGCACGGAGGCCGTGCGCGCGGCGGGCCACCGGCTCTCCGACGTCGCGCGCCGGATCGGCGCCCTCTACGGCACGATGATCTTCGAGCACGGCTTCTTCCACGGCGACCCGCACCCGGGGAACCTGCTGGTCCTGCCCGACGGCCGGATCGGCCTCCTCGACTTCGGCCTGTGCAAGGAGCTGCCGCCGGGCTTCGCGCGGCAGGTGGCGCAGATGATGGTGGCCTCGCTGGTCGGCGACGCGGAGGCCGCGCTCGCCGCGGCCGGCGCGCTCGGCTTCGACGTGACGGCGCTGCGGCCCGGGAGCCTGCGCTCGCTGCTCCTCATGATGGTGGGCGACCGCGACACGGAGGCCGGCGTCCTCGCGATCCTCGGCGAGAGCCGGCTGCGCCGGATCCCCGAGGACTTCGCGCTGGTCGCGCGCACCCTGGTCCTGCTCAACGGCCTCTCGCACCGCCTCGCGCCCGGCCGCCGGCTCGTCCAGGCCGAGCTCCTGAAGCACCTGGCGGCGGGCGCGGCGCGCGAGGCGCCGCTCAGGCCGGCCGCAGCCGGTAGCGGATCGGCATCCGCTTGA
- a CDS encoding YdbH domain-containing protein, whose amino-acid sequence MGTLAHRLRVAIAVALVGLLAAAGALWAARTALTERALVAALAARGVAPVALRVERLDGSGLGIEALAIDPAGAPDLAAARVEADWSWAGLRAGRLDALRVTRLRLRATLGEAGLSFGALDPLLAGPAAPAAEPLPPPPVAELVLDDARLLLSTPEGVAEVALTGAFDAAPGGAVAGGATLALEHPLGAARGRLELEGRLDALAFRATLDGHAARAERRVALSAQGRLEGGALRAEWELAPLVFVPGALQPAALYPPLARLGLRDVAGRVEARGQVRRDAAGAFAWSAGLALRELAATAPLARVEGLHAALALAGPPLHTETSQLVAIGLLDVGVPLTDGLLEGRLRRDGALALRSARFRFAGGTLEAGETVVDPRRGPGAVTLRARGLELARLLEEVALAGLAGSGQVEGELPLVREGEALVVRGGVLRTTAPGGTIRYAPAASVRQLAASRPYDLGLAIEAFSDFRYETLEARIDGDLAGTLTVDLHVRGANPAFQDGRPVELDLTLEARLADLVRAGQASYRVPAAVEERLRAFSEGRAPP is encoded by the coding sequence ATGGGTACGCTCGCACACCGGCTGCGCGTCGCCATCGCCGTCGCGCTCGTCGGGCTGCTGGCCGCCGCGGGCGCGCTGTGGGCCGCCCGCACCGCCCTGACCGAGCGCGCGCTCGTCGCCGCGCTCGCCGCGCGTGGCGTCGCGCCGGTGGCCCTGCGCGTCGAGCGCCTCGACGGCAGCGGCCTCGGGATCGAGGCGCTCGCGATCGACCCCGCCGGCGCCCCCGACCTCGCCGCCGCGCGCGTCGAGGCCGACTGGTCCTGGGCCGGCCTGCGCGCCGGCCGGCTCGACGCGCTCCGCGTCACCCGCCTGCGCCTGCGCGCGACCCTCGGCGAAGCCGGCCTCTCGTTCGGAGCCCTCGACCCGCTGCTCGCAGGCCCCGCCGCGCCCGCCGCCGAGCCGCTGCCGCCGCCGCCCGTCGCCGAGCTCGTCCTCGACGACGCACGGCTCCTCCTCTCGACACCGGAGGGCGTTGCAGAGGTCGCGCTCACGGGAGCCTTCGACGCCGCTCCCGGCGGCGCCGTGGCCGGCGGCGCGACGCTCGCCCTCGAGCACCCGCTCGGCGCCGCCCGCGGCCGCCTCGAGCTCGAAGGCCGGCTCGACGCGCTCGCCTTCCGCGCCACGCTCGACGGGCACGCGGCCCGGGCGGAGCGCCGCGTCGCCCTGTCGGCGCAGGGCCGCCTCGAGGGCGGCGCCCTGCGCGCGGAGTGGGAGCTCGCGCCGCTCGTCTTCGTGCCCGGCGCGCTCCAGCCCGCCGCGCTCTACCCGCCCCTCGCGCGGCTCGGCCTGCGCGACGTGGCCGGCCGCGTGGAGGCCCGCGGCCAGGTGCGCCGCGACGCCGCCGGCGCCTTCGCCTGGAGCGCCGGCCTCGCCCTGCGCGAGCTTGCCGCCACGGCGCCGCTCGCGCGCGTCGAGGGCCTGCACGCCGCCCTCGCCCTGGCCGGCCCACCCCTACACACAGAGACGTCCCAGCTCGTCGCGATCGGCCTGCTCGACGTCGGCGTCCCGCTGACCGACGGCCTCCTCGAAGGCCGCCTGCGCCGCGACGGCGCCCTCGCCCTGCGCAGCGCCCGGTTCCGGTTCGCGGGCGGGACCCTCGAGGCGGGCGAGACCGTCGTCGATCCCCGCCGCGGCCCGGGCGCCGTCACCCTGCGCGCGCGCGGGCTCGAGCTCGCGCGCCTGCTCGAGGAGGTCGCGCTCGCGGGCCTCGCGGGCAGCGGCCAGGTGGAGGGCGAGCTGCCGCTCGTGCGCGAGGGCGAGGCCCTTGTCGTGCGCGGCGGCGTGCTGCGCACCACGGCTCCCGGCGGCACGATCCGCTACGCGCCGGCCGCCTCCGTCCGCCAGCTCGCCGCCTCCCGCCCCTACGACCTCGGCCTCGCGATCGAGGCCTTCTCCGACTTCCGCTACGAGACGCTCGAGGCGCGCATCGACGGCGACCTCGCCGGCACGCTCACGGTGGACCTCCACGTGCGCGGCGCGAACCCGGCCTTCCAGGACGGCCGCCCGGTCGAGCTCGACCTGACGCTCGAGGCCCGGCTCGCCGATCTCGTGCGCGCCGGGCAGGCGTCCTATCGTGTGCCGGCGGCCGTCGAGGAGCGGCTGCGGGCCTTCTCGGAGGGGAGAGCACCGCCGTGA
- a CDS encoding isocitrate lyase/phosphoenolpyruvate mutase family protein, with translation MDRRGLFREMHGTPFLIPNPWDVGSARILAALGFRALATTSAGFANALGRPDGGVTRDEALAHCRQIAAATPLPVSADLENGFGDAPAFVAETIALASRTGLAGCSIEDYGAEAGLYPAGLAVERVCAAVEASRQDASPLVLTARCENFLRGKPDLADTIARLQAYQEAGADVLYAPALATVEQVRSVVAEIDRPLNVLVLPGGPTVPELFAAGAKRVSTGGALASAAQHALVEAARELLGAGTQEFWKRALASAGTVREALREPARP, from the coding sequence ATGGATCGACGAGGGCTCTTCCGCGAGATGCACGGGACGCCGTTCCTGATTCCGAACCCGTGGGACGTGGGGTCGGCGCGCATCCTCGCGGCGCTCGGCTTCCGGGCGCTGGCGACGACGAGCGCGGGCTTCGCGAACGCGCTCGGGCGCCCGGACGGCGGGGTCACGCGCGACGAGGCGCTCGCGCACTGCCGGCAGATCGCGGCGGCGACACCGCTTCCGGTCAGCGCCGATCTCGAGAACGGCTTCGGCGACGCGCCCGCGTTCGTGGCCGAGACGATCGCGCTCGCGAGCCGCACGGGGCTCGCCGGCTGCTCGATCGAGGACTACGGGGCCGAGGCGGGGCTCTATCCGGCGGGGCTCGCCGTCGAGCGCGTGTGTGCGGCCGTGGAGGCGAGCCGCCAGGACGCGTCCCCGCTCGTGCTGACGGCCCGCTGCGAGAACTTCCTGCGCGGCAAGCCGGACCTGGCCGACACGATCGCGCGCCTGCAGGCCTACCAGGAGGCGGGCGCGGACGTGCTCTACGCCCCCGCGCTCGCGACGGTCGAGCAGGTGCGCAGCGTCGTGGCCGAGATCGACCGGCCGCTGAACGTGCTGGTCCTGCCGGGCGGGCCCACGGTGCCCGAGCTCTTCGCGGCCGGCGCGAAGCGGGTCTCGACCGGGGGCGCGCTGGCCAGCGCGGCGCAGCACGCGCTCGTCGAGGCCGCGCGCGAGCTGCTCGGGGCGGGCACCCAGGAGTTCTGGAAGCGCGCGCTCGCCTCGGCGGGGACCGTGCGGGAGGCCCTGCGCGAGCCCGCGAGGCCGTGA
- a CDS encoding cytochrome P450: MTSPAPPPAASGTGDFDLLGPLRSAGTLENPYPLYAVLRTVRPVLPVPVPGHTGPGLWMLTRYRDVHAALRDPRFSVERIRAPLVRDNLERMPEFVRQSATGLRSLLIMDPPDHTRVRKLVNKAFTPRRIAALHGHIEAIVGALVDEAQARGRFDLVHDFAEPLPAIVIAELLGVPAEDHRRFREWSGALIAGLAAPDPATRAAGAGAARSLLAYLADTIAARRRAPRDDLISALLAAQEERDALSDAELLATANLLLLAGHETATNLIGNGTLALLREPDQWRRLCADPALLPGAVEELLRYDGPVQATLRVALEDVAIDASVIPAGALVLVGIGAANHDPDTFADPDELDLARDPNPHLAFGFGAHFCLGASLARLEARLAFEALARRLPGLTLVDERPAYRPSPVLRGLARLEVAVA; encoded by the coding sequence ATGACCTCCCCGGCCCCTCCGCCCGCCGCCTCCGGCACCGGCGACTTCGACCTCCTCGGGCCGCTGCGCAGCGCCGGCACGCTCGAGAACCCCTATCCCCTCTACGCCGTGCTCCGGACCGTGCGCCCCGTCCTCCCGGTGCCGGTGCCGGGCCACACGGGCCCCGGCCTGTGGATGCTGACCCGCTACCGCGACGTCCACGCCGCGCTGCGCGACCCGCGCTTCTCGGTCGAGCGCATCCGCGCCCCGCTCGTGCGCGACAACCTCGAGCGCATGCCCGAGTTCGTGCGCCAGAGCGCGACCGGCCTGCGCTCGCTGCTGATCATGGACCCGCCCGACCACACGCGCGTGCGCAAGCTCGTGAACAAGGCCTTCACGCCCCGGCGCATCGCCGCGCTCCACGGGCACATCGAGGCGATCGTCGGCGCGCTCGTGGACGAGGCGCAGGCCCGGGGCCGCTTCGACCTCGTCCACGACTTCGCCGAGCCGCTCCCCGCGATCGTGATCGCCGAGCTGCTCGGGGTCCCGGCCGAGGACCACCGCCGCTTCCGCGAGTGGTCGGGCGCCCTGATCGCAGGCCTGGCCGCGCCCGACCCCGCGACGCGTGCGGCCGGCGCCGGCGCGGCCCGCAGCCTCCTCGCCTACCTCGCCGACACCATCGCCGCCCGCCGCCGCGCCCCGCGCGACGACCTGATCAGCGCGCTCCTCGCGGCGCAGGAGGAGCGCGACGCCCTGAGCGACGCCGAGCTCCTCGCCACCGCCAACCTGCTCCTGCTCGCCGGCCACGAGACCGCGACCAACCTGATCGGCAACGGCACGCTCGCGCTCCTGCGCGAGCCCGACCAGTGGCGGCGCCTGTGCGCAGACCCGGCGCTCCTGCCGGGCGCCGTCGAGGAGCTGCTCCGCTACGACGGCCCCGTGCAGGCGACCCTGCGCGTCGCGCTCGAGGACGTCGCGATCGACGCCAGCGTGATCCCGGCGGGCGCGCTCGTGCTCGTCGGCATCGGCGCCGCGAACCACGACCCCGACACCTTCGCGGATCCCGACGAGCTCGACCTCGCACGCGACCCGAATCCGCACCTGGCGTTCGGCTTCGGCGCGCACTTCTGCCTGGGCGCCTCGCTCGCGCGCCTCGAGGCGCGGCTCGCCTTCGAGGCGCTGGCGCGGCGCCTTCCCGGGCTCACCCTCGTGGACGAGCGGCCCGCCTACCGGCCGAGCCCGGTGCTGCGCGGGCTCGCGCGCCTCGAGGTGGCGGTGGCGTAG
- a CDS encoding cytochrome P450 has product MPARPLPGTLDVIGPDTFARHGYPHAAWKRLREEAPVHWFDLPGGVGFWAITKREDVVWISKQPERFRNAPRLAIFEQGAPVEGERTLARHLLNMDPPEHAAFRQAASHWFTPRAITRRQPEVERITRDLLAAMAGDGEERTGDFVTDLAAPLTLHVLADMLGVPRADWRLMFRWTNQIAGASDAEYQTGDAPIDGVEDARHGLFAYFSDLAAERRKEPRDDMVSVLANATVEGAPMPAFELLSYFLLLVVAGNETTRNAASGGLLALIEHPGELAKLRRDARLVPSAVEEIVRWTSPVIQFCRTPVEDVELRGQRIRARDSLCLLYPSANRDADAFAEPDRFRVDRRPNPHLGFGIGEHFCLGANLARLELRVIFAELAARLEAIELAGPVERMRSSFLGGVKRMPIRYRLRPA; this is encoded by the coding sequence ATGCCCGCGCGCCCGCTTCCCGGCACCCTCGACGTGATCGGCCCCGACACCTTCGCACGCCACGGCTATCCGCACGCGGCCTGGAAGCGCCTGCGCGAGGAGGCGCCGGTCCACTGGTTCGACCTGCCGGGGGGCGTCGGCTTCTGGGCGATCACGAAGCGCGAGGACGTGGTCTGGATCTCGAAGCAGCCCGAGCGCTTCCGCAACGCGCCGCGGCTCGCGATCTTCGAGCAGGGCGCGCCGGTCGAGGGCGAGCGCACGCTCGCGCGGCATCTCCTCAACATGGACCCGCCCGAGCACGCCGCCTTCCGCCAGGCCGCGAGCCACTGGTTCACGCCGCGCGCCATCACGCGCCGCCAGCCCGAGGTCGAGCGCATCACGCGCGACCTGCTCGCCGCGATGGCCGGCGACGGCGAGGAGCGCACGGGCGACTTCGTCACCGACCTCGCCGCGCCGCTCACCCTGCACGTGCTGGCCGACATGCTCGGCGTCCCGCGCGCCGACTGGCGGCTCATGTTCCGCTGGACCAACCAGATCGCCGGCGCGAGCGACGCCGAGTACCAGACGGGCGACGCCCCGATCGACGGGGTCGAGGACGCCCGCCACGGCCTCTTCGCCTACTTCAGCGACCTGGCCGCCGAGCGCCGCAAGGAGCCGCGCGACGACATGGTGAGCGTGCTCGCGAACGCCACCGTCGAGGGCGCGCCGATGCCGGCCTTCGAGCTGCTCTCCTACTTCCTCCTGCTCGTGGTCGCCGGCAACGAGACCACGCGCAACGCCGCGAGCGGCGGGCTCCTCGCGCTGATCGAGCATCCCGGCGAGCTCGCGAAGCTGCGCCGCGACGCGCGCCTCGTCCCGAGCGCCGTCGAGGAGATCGTGCGCTGGACCTCGCCGGTGATCCAGTTCTGCCGCACCCCCGTCGAGGACGTCGAGCTGCGCGGCCAGCGGATCCGCGCGCGCGACTCGCTCTGCCTCCTCTACCCCTCGGCGAACCGCGACGCCGACGCCTTCGCCGAGCCCGACCGCTTCCGCGTGGACCGCCGCCCGAACCCGCACCTCGGCTTCGGGATCGGCGAGCACTTCTGCCTCGGGGCGAACCTCGCGCGGCTCGAGCTGCGCGTGATCTTCGCCGAGCTCGCCGCGCGCCTCGAGGCGATCGAGCTCGCGGGCCCGGTCGAGCGCATGCGCTCGAGCTTCCTCGGCGGCGTCAAGCGGATGCCGATCCGCTACCGGCTGCGGCCGGCCTGA
- a CDS encoding patatin-like phospholipase family protein: MSHSPFDAAVFAGGGCRCFWQLGFWSTAASRLGIEPERVGAVSAGAAMACAALTGVFEDLVGEFTARIATNRGNFLPRNWLRGLPAFPHERIYRATILAITSASRLAELHRGPDVRVLLGRPPARTGRLGTLLLGFAGSYLEQFLGGGVHAVWGRRCGFRPELVSVRECASAEELAALLLHSSCTPPALPLYLRDGRPVLDGGIVDGVPVEAVEPARRTLVLLTRRFAPARLPRVPGRVYVQPSAPIPIDTWDYASPALVHETFALGARDGLAFAASHRGVGCASG; this comes from the coding sequence GTGTCGCACTCTCCCTTCGACGCGGCGGTCTTCGCCGGCGGCGGCTGCCGCTGCTTCTGGCAGCTCGGCTTCTGGTCCACCGCGGCGAGCCGCCTCGGGATCGAGCCCGAGCGCGTGGGCGCGGTCAGCGCCGGCGCGGCGATGGCGTGCGCCGCGCTGACGGGGGTCTTCGAGGACCTGGTCGGGGAGTTCACGGCCCGGATCGCCACCAACCGCGGCAACTTCCTGCCCCGCAACTGGCTGCGCGGGCTCCCGGCCTTCCCGCACGAGCGCATCTACCGCGCCACGATCCTGGCGATCACGAGCGCGAGCCGGCTCGCCGAGCTGCACCGCGGGCCGGACGTGCGGGTGCTCCTCGGCCGCCCGCCGGCGCGCACGGGCCGGCTCGGAACCCTCCTGCTCGGCTTCGCCGGCTCGTATCTCGAGCAGTTCCTCGGCGGGGGCGTCCACGCGGTCTGGGGCCGGCGCTGCGGGTTCCGCCCCGAGCTCGTCTCGGTGCGCGAGTGCGCGTCGGCCGAGGAGCTCGCCGCGCTCCTGCTCCACTCCTCGTGCACGCCGCCCGCGCTGCCGCTCTACCTGCGCGACGGCCGCCCCGTCCTCGACGGGGGGATCGTGGACGGCGTGCCGGTCGAGGCGGTCGAGCCCGCCCGCCGCACGCTCGTGCTGCTGACCCGGCGCTTCGCGCCGGCGCGGCTCCCGCGCGTGCCCGGGCGCGTCTACGTGCAGCCCTCCGCGCCGATCCCGATCGACACCTGGGACTACGCGAGCCCCGCGCTCGTGCACGAGACCTTCGCGCTCGGTGCCCGCGACGGGCTCGCGTTCGCGGCATCGCACCGCGGTGTCGGGTGCGCGAGCGGCTGA
- a CDS encoding YnbE family lipoprotein, with translation MSRTGSLASAALAAGIAAAAAGCQPRVAVEAPKEPIVIQMNIKIEHEIKVQVDRELDDLIASEKDIF, from the coding sequence GTGAGCCGGACCGGGTCGCTCGCCAGCGCCGCCCTCGCGGCCGGCATCGCCGCCGCCGCGGCCGGCTGCCAGCCGCGCGTCGCCGTCGAGGCTCCGAAGGAGCCGATCGTGATCCAGATGAACATCAAGATCGAGCACGAGATCAAGGTGCAGGTGGACCGCGAGCTCGACGACCTGATCGCGAGCGAGAAGGACATCTTCTGA
- a CDS encoding glutathione S-transferase, whose product MIEVHHLNNSRSQRVLWLLEELELPYEIVRYQRDPQTQLAPESLKKVHPLGKSPILKDGETVVIESGAILEYLVRKYGKGRLAPPASSPDFVRYLQLLHYAEGSAMLPVMLRLYMARLGEAGAPLAPRIASEIETHMSWLDSELAGREWFVGDELTAADIHLSFVIQATRLLYGLDHFPNLAAFLERIQARPAYKRSLERGGPYAF is encoded by the coding sequence ATGATCGAGGTCCACCATCTCAACAACTCCCGCTCCCAGCGCGTCCTGTGGCTGCTCGAGGAGCTCGAGCTGCCCTACGAGATCGTCCGCTACCAGCGCGACCCCCAGACCCAGCTCGCGCCCGAGTCGCTGAAGAAGGTCCACCCGCTCGGCAAGTCGCCGATCCTGAAGGACGGCGAGACGGTGGTGATCGAGTCGGGCGCGATCCTCGAGTACCTGGTGCGGAAGTACGGCAAGGGCCGCCTCGCGCCGCCCGCGTCCTCGCCCGACTTCGTGCGCTACCTCCAGCTCCTCCACTACGCCGAGGGCTCCGCCATGCTGCCCGTGATGCTGCGGCTCTACATGGCGCGGCTCGGGGAGGCGGGCGCGCCGCTCGCGCCGCGCATCGCGAGCGAGATCGAGACCCACATGAGCTGGCTCGACTCGGAGCTCGCGGGCCGCGAGTGGTTCGTCGGCGACGAGCTCACGGCCGCCGACATCCATCTCTCGTTCGTGATCCAGGCGACGCGGCTCCTCTACGGCCTCGACCACTTCCCGAACCTGGCGGCCTTCCTCGAGCGCATCCAGGCGCGGCCGGCCTACAAGCGCTCGCTCGAGCGCGGCGGTCCGTACGCGTTCTGA